The Chroococcidiopsis sp. TS-821 nucleotide sequence AATTGGACTAGGGTAAAGCGTAAACCCCTTATTCCAAACATCAGGAAACACAACATTAATCCCTGTCTGTGCCAAAACCGCCATTGCTTCAGCAATATTTTGCCGCGAATGCAGTACCCGACTATCAGTATTAGTTATCCAAACACCGCGAATTGCCATCAGTAAATAATTAGGTTATTG carries:
- a CDS encoding family 10 glycosylhydrolase, producing MAIRGVWITNTDSRVLHSRQNIAEAMAVLAQTGINVVFPDVWNKGFTLYPSPI